The segment gttcctgccttctccccatatcccctgactctgctatctttaagagccctatctaactctcccttgaaagcatccagagaattggcctccgctgccttctgagacagagaattccacaggtttacaactctctgcgtggaatcaggcccttcggcctgccgagtccgtgccgaccagcgatcaccctgtacactaacactatcctacacacacacactaggggaaatgtacaaattttaactgaagccaattagcctacaaacctgcacgtctttggtgtgttggaggaaaccggagcacccggagaaaacccacgcgtgtcaagggagaacgtgcaaactccgtaccgacagctcccgtagtcaggatcgaacctgggtctctggcgccgtgaggcagcaactctaccgctgcgccaccgtgaccgcccctcAATAGGGTTGgctcacaagttcacaaggtataggagtagaattaggccatttggcccatcgaatctactcccgccattcaatcgtggctgatctctgcctcctaatcccattttcctgccttcgcccccatAACACTTGACGCCCGTTCTAATCGAGAATTTGAGACTGGGTCGACGCAGGCTcttgaggagatttactagaatgttgcctgggtttcagcaactaagttacagaaaaaggttgaacaagttgggtctttattctttggagcgcagaaggttaaggggggactagatagaggtctttaaaatgatgagagggatagacagagttgacgtggataagcttttcccactgagagtagggaagattcaaacaaggggacatgatttgagaattaagggacagaagtttaggggtaacatgagggggaacttctttactcagagagtggtagctgtgtggaatgagcttccagtggaagtggtggaggcaggttcgattttatcatttaaaaataaattggataggtatatggacgggaaaggaatggagggttatggtctgagcgcaggtagatgggactaggtgagagtaagtgttcggcacggactagaagggccgagatggcctgtttccgtgctgtcattgttaatgGTTAACACTTGTGAGAACAGAAGGAGACAGGAGACAGCCGTCTGCAGATGCACAGAACAACGCACACAACTTTATTCACATCAAAATACAAAATTAAATCCATTTTCTGTTAGAAATTTTCTCTGAAGgtttgggatgggatgggatgctgCACTAGGACGTTTGACCACTAGCTTAGGGTGAAGCACAGAGCAGCAGGTTCATTAAATTACATCatgtccctccccctctcctccccccatgcAGAATAACATATCAGTCTCGCCGGCCTGGGTGTCTGCCCTGGGTGCGCTGGAACTatctattcaagagagagttcaatttagctcttagggctaactaaCGGAATTAagtgatgtggggagaaagcaggaacggggtactgattctggatgatcagccatgatcacattgaatggcggtgctggctgaaaggtgtgtgtgtgtgtatgtgtgtgtgtgtatgtgtgtgtgtgtgtgtgtgtgtgtgtgtgtgtgtgtgtgtgtgtgtgtgtgtgtgtgtgtgtgtgtgtgtgtgtgtgtgtgtgtctgtgtgtgtgtgtgtgtgtgtgtgtgtgtcagtatgtgtgtgtgtgtgtgtgtgtcagtgtgtgtgtgtgtgtgtgtgtgtgtgtgtgtgtgtgtgtgtgtgtgtgtgtgtgtgtgtgtgtgtgtgtcagtgtgtgtgtgtcagtgtgtgtgtgtgtgtgtgtgtgtgtgtgtgtgtgtgtgtgtgtgtgtgtgtgtgtgtgtgtgtgtgtgtgtgtgtgtgtgtgtgtgtgtgtgtgtgtgtgtgtgtgtgatggtgtgtgtgtgtgtgtgtcagtatgtgtatgtgtgtgtgtgtcagtgtgtgtgtgtcagtgtgtgtgtgtgtgtgtgtgtgtgtgtcagtgtgtgtgtgatggtgtgtgtgtgtgtgtgtgtgtgtgtgtgtgtgtggtgtgtgtgtgtgtgtgtgtgtgtgtgtgtgtgtgtgtgtgtgtgtgtgtcagtgtgtgtgtgtgtgtgtcagtgtgtgtgtgtgtgtgtgtgtgtgtgtgtgtgtgtgtgtgtgtgtgtgtgtgtgtgtgtgtgtgtgtgtgtgtgtgtgtgtgtgtgtgtgtgtttgtgtgtgtgtgtgtgtgtgtgtgtgtgtgtgtgtgtgtgtgtgatggtgtgtgtgtgtgtgtggtgtgtgtgtgtgtgtgtgtgtgtggtgtgtgtgtgtgtgatggtgtgtgtgtgtgtgtgatggtgtgtgtgtgattgatgtgtgtgtgtgtgtgtgtgtgtgtgatggtgtgtgtgtgtgtgatggtgtgtgtgtgtgtgatggtgtgtgtgtgtgtgtgatggtgtgtgtgtgtgtgatggtgtgtgtgtgtgtgtgtgtgtgatggtgtgtgtgtgtgtgatggtgatggtgtgtgtgtgtgagatggtgtgtgtgtgatgtgtgtgtgtgtgatggtgtgtgtgtgtgtgatggtgtgtgtgtgtgtgtgtgtgtgcaggtgtgtgtgatggtgtgtgtgtgtgtgtgtgggggtgtggaaagtgtgtgtgtggtgtgtgagggtgtgtgtgtgtgtgatggggtgtgtgtgtggtggatggtgtggtgtgtgtgtgtgtgtgtgtgtgtgtgtgtgtggtgtgtgtggtgtggtgattggtgggtgtgggtgtgtgtgtgggggtgtgggtgtgggggtgtgtgtgggtgagggtgtgtgtgtgtgtgatggtgtgtgtgggtgtgtgtgtgtgtgggtgtgtggtggtgtgtgtgggtgtgatggAGGTGtgtgatgggtgtgtgtgtgtgtgatggtgggtgtgtgtgagggggtggaggtgtgtgtgtgtgtgggtgtgtgtgaggtgtgtgtgtgtgtgtgtgtgtgtgtgtgtgtgatgggtgtgtgtgtgtgtgaggtggggtgtggtgtgtgtgtgtgtgtgatggtgtgtgtgtgtgtgtgatggtggggggatggtgtgtgtgtgtgggtataggATGGTatcagggtttagtttagttagtttaggatACAGCGCAGggcccttcgggccaccgagtcgaaaaccgaccagcgatcccccgtaacaccatcctacacccactgggacaatttacattccaccaagccaattaacctacaaacctgcacgtctttggagtgtgggaggaaaaccgaagatctcggagggaaaacccacacaggtcgccAGAGAATGTTCTACccaccagaggggggggggggggtgggggggggggggggaggggggggtggggtagggggtgtggataggggggtggaagggagggtagggaggggggggggggaggaaggggaggaggggggggatggagggatgagagggagagggagttggggagggaggggggttgagggtttgagggggtggaggtgagggggaggaagtggtagggaggtgagggggaggggagggggttgaggtgtagggagggaggtgagggggggaaagttgagggggacgggagggggttgagggagggaggggagggggtagtggaggtgtggggggggggagttcagGGTGATCTAgcgttgtcggggggggggggggctccgtgTGAGATtccttgggagggggagggggggtgtgaacCGGACCCGTCCCCAGAGAGACACGATACTGAGCGTGAGGGGACGGTAGTGGGGGGGGACATAAAGccaggggggtagaggagggggtgaggggggaacgaCGACTAACAGAGGGGCAAGCAGCGGCCCCAGCTCACGGTTGACAGCAGCGGTGCTGAGCGCGCTCACTGGGGCAGCGCCTTCAGAATGGCGTTCACCTCCTCTGCCACAGCAGTCAACGCAAACTCAAACTGCTCCTGTCGGGGAAAAACACACAGCGTTTAGTTCAGAAGCGTAGCTTAATATCttaattcacatacaaggaatttgccttggtgctccgcccacaagtaacaacatgaccagcgatcgcccctgcAGGCACCAAGGAGTTTATTATCGCTAGTTGACACTAAATGAACAATAATGTAATTTTACACTCTTTGAGATTACTTTTATAATAATTCTCAAAGATCAGAATTGTCTGCTTAttaaattaaactctgatatatCTTGCTTCTATCAAGTTATTGTTTTAGTTAaggttcgagatacagcgcggaaacaggcccttctgcccaccgggtccgcgccgaccagccatcaccccgcgcactaacactatcctacacacactagggacaatttacagcccctgtcccacggtacgagttcattccaagagctctcccgcgtttaaaaaaaatcaaactcgtgggaagcacggagaatgaacgtagcgggtacgtcggagctcggggacgtctcttagcggctcgtaacgctaacggcaggtacccgggaagacttgctaacggcaggtaagcacgggaagactcgtgaagatttttcaacgttgaaaaatgtccacgagagccccgagtaccgactagtggccattaccgtaaatctccgagttcgatttagggcaaactcgggagaattcttggaATGGCACAGAGCTTTTTAAAAAAGCTTTGTATTACGTTTTTTaacagtttcactgtcctgattaatttcacTGTTTGTTTGACTTCcgactctcccatcgggcaagaggtacagaagtgtgaaaacgaacgcacacacacacttccagattcagggacagtttcttcccggctgttatcaggcaactgaaccatcctaccacaaccagagactggtcccgaactactatctacctcattgttgacccacagactatctttgatcggactttgctggctttaccttgcattaaacgttattccctgatcatgtatctatatactgtaaacggcttgattgtaatcatgtattgcgttTAGttatttaagtaagtaagtaagtttattggccaaatattcacatacaaggaatttgccttggtgctccacccacaagtaacaacatgacatacagtgacagttacgaatgactcggaaaacactaaacattaataataataaaacattaatgataaaacaccattgatcaagcgtgtgaaccaacaaaataccagatcaaagggcggctacagatttttggctgttgagtagagcaactactcgtggataaaaactgtttttatgcccGGCTgcagcagctttgacagtccggagtcgccttccagagggaagtgattcaaagagtttgtggccagggtgagaggggtcagagatgatcttgcccgctcgcttcctggcccttgcagcgtacagttcatcaatggagggaaggttgcagccaataaccttctctgctgatcggacgattagcttaaagatacatcacggaaacaggcccttcgaaccaccgagcccgcaccgaccagcgatgcccgcactttaacatcatcctacacccatcagggacaagttacagttacatcacgccaattaacctacagacctgtacttctttgtagtgtgggaggaaaccgaagatagaaacatagacaataggtgcaggagtagaggccattcggcccatcgagcctgcaccgccattcaatatgatcatggctgatcatccaactcagtatcctgtacctgccttctctccataccccctgatccctttagccacaagggccacatctaactacctcttaaatatagccaatgaactgtggcctcaactaccttctgcggcagagaatttcacagattcaccactctcggtgtaaaaaatgattttctcatctcggtcctaaaagacttccctcttatctttaaactgtgacccctagttctggacttccccaacatcgggaacaatcttcctgcatctagcctgtccaaccccttaagaattttgtaagtttctataagaccccccctcaatcttctaaattctagcgagtacaagccgagtctatccagtctttcttcatatgaaagtcctgccatcccaggaatcagtctggtgaaccttctctgtactccctctatggcaagaatgtctttcatcagatctcggagaaaacctatgcggtcacggggagaactccgtacagacagcacccgtagtcggggtcgagcccgggtctctggcgctgtgaggcagcaactccatgccaccgtggccaccctttctgctgactggatagcacgtaacaaaagcttctcactgtacctcggcacacgtgacaataaactaaacggactgAACCTGAAACACACGAGTTTTAcaattcagtttttttttaccaaagccaattaacctgcaaacctgtactttggagtgtgtggaggaaacctgagcacccggagaaaacccacgcaggtcacggggtgggcggcgcgactctggtcagcagcggcctctgcagcccgtccgcgtttttattattttttgtctatgtttctatgtagtttttgttattttttgttggggtgtgtgtgtgggggggtgggggtaactttaaatctctccctgcacgggagacccgaccttttcttgtcgggtttccgttgtcgttggggctgcaacgaggagcggcctccaacaggagaagaccggggactctggtgccaacgactcacctcaccgtcgcggagctggccgagtccggagcgggtggagcggtggtggagcgctactgctgctgcggcccgacctccggagattcggaggctgcaactgcgggtctggcagacggcggcaccgggagcccgcgggtccctggagggagaccgcttttcagagctcccgcaacggcgacttctcccgcccgagttgcggggttgaagagctcctggagcggggcctgacatcaccgccccgcgcggcttggaatggccgcgagactctgcgagcgcacaccggtggctctaacatcaagacccggtgtgcgacctcgcaccacccggcgtggctttaatggctgcgggacaatcgccatcgccagccgggggctttgactttgactctgacatggggggggcgagtgcagtggagagataagttttttggccttccatcacagcgatgtgatggatgtttatgtaaaatgtaaattatgttgtgtcttgggtctatttgtttgtaatgtatggctgcagaaacggcatttcgttttggacctcaaggggtccaaatgacaattaaattgaatcttgaatcttgaatcttgggagagcgtgcaaactccgtacagacagcgcccgtggtcagggtggaacccgggtctctggcaccgtgaggcagcaactctacccatgtCCGGGAGCCAGGCTgctttaatgggggggggggggggggggggggtcgaactTGATGGCTCCTTCTGTCCCACCCAACTCTACAGAGACGGGGACCGATGGGGCAGGCCCACCCGCCAAGGCTGCGACAAGTTTGGAGCGATACGGACCAagcgcgcgggcaggtgggactagtgtgggcaagttaggctgaagggcaccTGTTACaacactggatcactctatgactctggacCAACTGGTCACTCCGATAGCTTCTCACCTACCTTGGTACACACCATTCCAGGCCTTTGGTCTCGTATGTACTCCAGAGTTGCAGCAATGTCAATCTCCTTCACACCTGAAGCCCAGAGGAGGGAAATgtattaaatagacaatagacaataggtgcaggaggaggccatttggcccttcaagccagcaccgccattcaatgtgatcatggctgatcatccccaatcagtaccccgttcctgcctcctccccatatcccctgactccgctattttgaagagacctatctagctctctcttgaaagtatccagagaaccggcctccaccgccctctgaggcagagaattccacagactcacaactctctgtg is part of the Leucoraja erinacea ecotype New England unplaced genomic scaffold, Leri_hhj_1 Leri_143S, whole genome shotgun sequence genome and harbors:
- the LOC129715824 gene encoding receptor-type tyrosine-protein phosphatase-like N; protein product: MDLKVNKCYRGRSCPIIVHCSDGAGRTGTYTLIDMVLNRMSKGVKEIDIAATLEYIRDQRPGMVCTKEQFEFALTAVAEEVNAILKALPQ